A stretch of the Vigna radiata var. radiata cultivar VC1973A chromosome 7, Vradiata_ver6, whole genome shotgun sequence genome encodes the following:
- the LOC106768918 gene encoding CASP-like protein 4A2, which produces MKNSDPSAHFESPHSPLRFRSSPLSDNGDPSFHSPENSPINDHRDNSRAIVIVETSTQFAQAAPPVTESEHRNPPPNELPEVVVTRPARPEPRSPAAAHRGRTRAVPPPTLSVPKREVMLKKVALGFRLSEVVLCLISFSVMAADKTRGWSGDSFDRYKEYRYCLSVNVIAFVYAAFESCDLAYQVVAGRSIMNHHLRYHFDFFMDQVLAYLLISSASSAATRVDDWQSNWGKDDFTQMATASIALAFLAFIAFAISSLISGYNLCTLFS; this is translated from the exons ATGAAGAACTCCGACCCCTCCGCCCACTTCGAATCGCCTCACTCCCCTCTCCGCTTCCGATCCTCCCCGCTGTCCGACAACGGCGACCCCTCCTTCCACTCGCCCGAAAACTCGCCGATAAATGACCACCGAGACAACTCCAGGGCCATCGTCATCGTCGAGACTTCCACGCAGTTCGCCCAGGCAGCGCCCCCCGTCACCGAGTCCGAGCACCGCAACCCACCGCCCAATGAGCTGCCGGAGGTCGTGGTCACCCGCCCAGCGCGCCCGGAGCCTCGCTCGCCAGCGGCGGCCCACCGAGGCAGGACAAGAGCGGTGCCGCCCCCTACCCTTTCAGTGCCGAAAAGAGAGGTTATGTTGAAAAAGGTGGCGTTAGGGTTCAGGTTGAGCGAGGTGGTGCTGTGTCTGATTTCGTTTTCGGTTATGGCCGCGGACAAGACCCGTGGTTGGAGCGGCGACTCTTTTGATCGCTACAAGGAATACag GTATTGTTTATCGGTGAATGTTATCGCATTTGTATACGCAGCGTTTGAAAGCTGTGATCTGGCATATCAAGTAGTGGCAGGGAGAAGCATAATGAATCACCACCTGCGTTACCACTTTGATTTCTTCATGGATCAG GTTCTGGCGTATCTTCTGATATCCTCTGCATCTTCTGCAGCCACACGCGTAGATGACTGGCAATCCAATTGGGGAAAAGACGACTTCACTCAGATGGCCACTGCTTCCATTGCGTTGGCCTTTCTTGCTTTCATTGCCTTTGCTATTAGCTCCTTAATCTCTGGTTACAACCTCTGCACTCTCTTCTCCTGA
- the LOC106768917 gene encoding E3 ubiquitin-protein ligase SIS3 isoform X2 produces MAIRGVDFKWYDGFFLSMLATSVVIVAINWKRYHSCAYPLHIWIVVDYTTVFVFRLLMFVDNGLAAGMGLDFGWQQRYARFCGRVVVLSILVLLLYPFLWAWTVIGTLWFSSAKNCLPEDGQKWGFLIWLLFSYCGLLCIACMSLGKWLTRRQAHLLRAQQGIPVSEYGVLVDMIRVPDWAFEAAGQETRGMVQDAAAYHPGLYLTPAQREAVEALIQELPKFRLKAVPTDCSECPICLEEFYVGNEVRGLPCAHNFHVECIDEWLRLNVKCPRCRCSVFPNLDLSALSNLPAEPERSSASVVTTTSYVRGQPSTQSYRLRLQGLLRPVRAEIAGPVGDIDNSLDNVENGFVSIVTHNASPGDHVSSVECVPVTVRLSSAQS; encoded by the exons ATGGCTATCAGAGGCGTGGATTTCAAGTG GTACGATGGCTTCTTTTTGTCTATGCTCGCCACCAGTGT AGTTATTGTCGCAATTAATTGGAAGCGGTATCATTCTTGTGCCTATCCGTTGCACATATGGATTGTG GTCGACTACACTACTGTGTTTGTTTTCCGGCTCTTGATGTTTGTTGATAACGGGCTTGCTGCGGGAATGGGATT AGATTTTGGGTGGCAGCAGAGATATGCTCGTTTCTGTGGAAGAGTAGTTGTCCTTTCAATCCTTGTGTTGCTTCTCTATCCATTTCTGTGGGCTTGGACTGTAATTGGTACCCTGTGGTTCAGCAGTGCAAAGAACTGT TTGCCTGAAGATGGTCAAAAATGGGGCTTTCTCATCTGGTTACTTTTTAGTTACTGTGGACTCCTTTGCATTGCTTGCATGTCTCTGGGAAAG TGGTTGACACGAAGACAAGCACATCTACTGCGTGCTCAACAGGGTATCCCTGTATCGGAATATGGG GTTCTGGTTGACATGATCCGAGTGCCTGATTGGGCATTTGAAGCTGCTGGTCAAGAAACAAGGGGCATGGTACAAGATGCTGCGGCATATCATCCAGGACTTTACCTAACTCCAGCTCAG AGAGAAGCAGTTGAAGCTTTAATTCAGGAACTCCCAAAGTTTAGGTTAAAGGCTGTTCCTACCGATTGCAGTGAATGTCCCATCTGCTTAGAAGAGTTCTATGTAGGGAATGAG GTTCGAGGCTTGCCTTGTGCTCACAATTTTCATGTTGAATGCATTGATGAGTGGCTTAGGCTGAATGTGAAATGTCCTCGGTGTCGTTGCTCTGTATTTCCAAACCTTGATCTTAGTGCACTATCCAATCTCCCTGCAGAGCCTGAGCGATCTTCTGCAAGTGTTGTGACAACAACCAGTTATGTGAGAGGCCAACCATCTACTCAAAGTTACCGGTTAAGATTGCAGGGTCTTCTGCGTCCTGTCCGTGCTGAAATTGCTGGCCCTGTTGGTGACATAGATAATTCTCTGGACAATGTTGAGAACGGTTTTGTATCAATTGTGACTCACAATGCATCACCTGGAGACCACGTCTCTTCTGTCGAATGCGTGCCTGTCACTGTAAGACTTTCCTCTGCACAAAGTTAG
- the LOC106768917 gene encoding E3 ubiquitin-protein ligase SIS3 isoform X1 gives MAIRGVDFKWYDGFFLSMLATSVVIVAINWKRYHSCAYPLHIWIVVDYTTVFVFRLLMFVDNGLAAGMGLDFGWQQRYARFCGRVVVLSILVLLLYPFLWAWTVIGTLWFSSAKNCLPEDGQKWGFLIWLLFSYCGLLCIACMSLGKVWLTRRQAHLLRAQQGIPVSEYGVLVDMIRVPDWAFEAAGQETRGMVQDAAAYHPGLYLTPAQREAVEALIQELPKFRLKAVPTDCSECPICLEEFYVGNEVRGLPCAHNFHVECIDEWLRLNVKCPRCRCSVFPNLDLSALSNLPAEPERSSASVVTTTSYVRGQPSTQSYRLRLQGLLRPVRAEIAGPVGDIDNSLDNVENGFVSIVTHNASPGDHVSSVECVPVTVRLSSAQS, from the exons ATGGCTATCAGAGGCGTGGATTTCAAGTG GTACGATGGCTTCTTTTTGTCTATGCTCGCCACCAGTGT AGTTATTGTCGCAATTAATTGGAAGCGGTATCATTCTTGTGCCTATCCGTTGCACATATGGATTGTG GTCGACTACACTACTGTGTTTGTTTTCCGGCTCTTGATGTTTGTTGATAACGGGCTTGCTGCGGGAATGGGATT AGATTTTGGGTGGCAGCAGAGATATGCTCGTTTCTGTGGAAGAGTAGTTGTCCTTTCAATCCTTGTGTTGCTTCTCTATCCATTTCTGTGGGCTTGGACTGTAATTGGTACCCTGTGGTTCAGCAGTGCAAAGAACTGT TTGCCTGAAGATGGTCAAAAATGGGGCTTTCTCATCTGGTTACTTTTTAGTTACTGTGGACTCCTTTGCATTGCTTGCATGTCTCTGGGAAAGGTG TGGTTGACACGAAGACAAGCACATCTACTGCGTGCTCAACAGGGTATCCCTGTATCGGAATATGGG GTTCTGGTTGACATGATCCGAGTGCCTGATTGGGCATTTGAAGCTGCTGGTCAAGAAACAAGGGGCATGGTACAAGATGCTGCGGCATATCATCCAGGACTTTACCTAACTCCAGCTCAG AGAGAAGCAGTTGAAGCTTTAATTCAGGAACTCCCAAAGTTTAGGTTAAAGGCTGTTCCTACCGATTGCAGTGAATGTCCCATCTGCTTAGAAGAGTTCTATGTAGGGAATGAG GTTCGAGGCTTGCCTTGTGCTCACAATTTTCATGTTGAATGCATTGATGAGTGGCTTAGGCTGAATGTGAAATGTCCTCGGTGTCGTTGCTCTGTATTTCCAAACCTTGATCTTAGTGCACTATCCAATCTCCCTGCAGAGCCTGAGCGATCTTCTGCAAGTGTTGTGACAACAACCAGTTATGTGAGAGGCCAACCATCTACTCAAAGTTACCGGTTAAGATTGCAGGGTCTTCTGCGTCCTGTCCGTGCTGAAATTGCTGGCCCTGTTGGTGACATAGATAATTCTCTGGACAATGTTGAGAACGGTTTTGTATCAATTGTGACTCACAATGCATCACCTGGAGACCACGTCTCTTCTGTCGAATGCGTGCCTGTCACTGTAAGACTTTCCTCTGCACAAAGTTAG